ATTCCTAACTTCCTTGCTCCAAGATTGAGTAAAGTCTGCAATATTAATTCAGCGCGTAGCTAAACTATAAGACTTCTAAACTAGTCAGTCTAACAACATAAGATTGTGAATCTGGACCAATGGTTAGATGGATTCTAGGCTTAATGTCTCAGCTAGATTCACAGTTTCCCAGAAATCATTATCCCATTTTGTACAAATGACGAAGAATTGCTTCTGTTAGTAGCTCATAAGCCTTTTCAGTTAAAAAACCAACTGCAGGAAGCAGTTGGAAGTGCTTCATGTCAGGTGATTCCTCAAAAAGCACCTAAAAATGATTCTATAACCCTGAAAGCAGTTTTAACTTATTTTTTTGTTCCAGAGATCAGTCAAGCATTTTTCATTATTTGAAAGTGCATTTGCAAGTTCCAGAAGCAGTGCCAACTGCCAAACCAGCCCCGAATATAGTTATTGAACATTTATTTCTAAGAAACAAGAAACATAGAGAAAAGTATGTTACCTTCAAGTGATTCTCATAAGCTACTACTAAAGAGGACAAGAACTGTTCCTTAGGAATTGAACTGTTTGAGCCGTAGTATTCGAATATGTCATTGCTACCAATGCTGATGAAGAACAAAGACTTCGAAATATATGTCTCAGTTGCTACAGGGCCCATTAAGGCAGTTAAATTGCTCCTTACAGAAGAAAATTGTTGTATCTGCTCTGCTAATGGAATACAACTTTTCGTCATTCTTTGTCCAGTGGTATCAAAAAGGCCAGACCCTCCAGAAGCAAAGCTGAATCCTCCAAACCACTTGAGAAGTGAAGTAGAGTTGAGGGAAAGAAAGGGCTTTGGACTTTTCTCGAAACCGAATAGCTTGGCTACATTTCATCACAAGTCAATATGTTAAGCTAGTTCAAAGATGCAGCAATGCTGCTAAATATCCATAAATAAGCCAGAAATGTAATAGTTTCAACTAACCAAGAAAATCAGCTGTGTTAAGGCCATTGCTGAACCTTCCGGTGGGTGTTGAGTTAGGAAAGTCGATTCCATTGTAGGGAAAATCAGCCCTGGCCATGCTACCTGGCAAGAAGTTATTGGTTCCAACATCAGCAGTGGAGTCACCTAGGATGAAGATTGCTGGCACGGCTGCTTCTGCTAAATTAAGAACAGCTATAACCAAGGATAGAAGAACTAAAGGGAAACCCCATTTGTTTGCCATGAGAGAAAAATAGTGAAAAAGTTAGTACCAAAGATATGTGTTTTGCATGATAGATATACTTGTAATGGGGATTTATATGCATGTAGGTTTTAGAATTTCATATAGTTCTAGTCACTTGATTCCAAGAATTTACTTAGAGACATATACAAGGGGTTGATTACTCAGTAGGCAAATTGGCCTAGTCTCTGATGTATATGGCCGGACTGACCATGCCATTGACCACACAATTACCTTTCATTAATCACATTAGCTTTCTCAACCAGTGTTAGTGAGCTAAAAATTTACAGGCCACAAACTAGGGTCCAGTCCTACTGGTTCACCGCGCTTTGTTAGAGCGATCGAGCGACATTCATTCACAATTACAGATCAAATCTGACAGAAGCAAGCAGACAAGTGGCCGGTTTATTTGTCCTCATGGGGTTTAACTTTCTTCTTCATCTGATTCGTAGTTAGGTCCAAGATATCACAGCAATGAAAATTCAACATTCTTTTCTATAAAACTTAATTCTTGCGGTAGGAAAGGAATTTCATTTGGTTTATACTGTCATAAAAAAAAAAATTGAAGTTCGGATGTTCGATGCTTTTGTGATTAGCGATCGGATATAAACACATCTTACGCTAACTTATTTTGCGATGTGGGATCCAAAACTCAACGGAAAAATAAACATGTCACTAAGCAAAAAAATGGAGTTTTAGAACACCAGCCAATTTTGGTAGTCCTGTGTCCCCATCCTCGTATATACGTGTCCAACTTTCCAAGTCCTGTGTTCCAAGTCCATTGTCCATTGTCCATATACATGCCTCCCTCCCTCCTCCCCAAACCCTATACCCAATTAGTGAGGGCCCAAGTGGTCTGCACCCAGAAAGATCTCACCTTTGATCCCAAATTGGGGGTTTCGGTCAAGCTATCTGGGTTTTCGCTGTGAAAGATGTTGATGGTGTGGCTGTGAAATTGATGAGGTCATTGATTGCTGCAAGGTTGTGTGGTCAATCAGTGTTTCGTTCGAAAGTCTCAAGTCTAAGGCTTTGAATTCGGGTTTGCCTAATGGGACTATGTGGTGCATAGTGAAGCTGGGGATTGTGGAAGTAAGCATGGAAGTAGTGGAAAATGCGAAGGGAGTTGCAGTGGTTACTTGTGCCGGAAGAATGATAGGAATTGTGTCTCTGGTAAGTCACCATGCATCCTACTCAGTCTATGCATATTAATCCTCCTGAGCTTTCCCTAAACATGTTTCGGCGAGCTGATCCTATGGCATTTTTCAAGATAAGACTATGTTAAGCTTGGGTCACAAGCCTCCACTGGTTTTGGACTTCATGATCACCAAACGTATCTGATTCTAACCTTTGCCAGAGATATTAGTCATTCCTCTTTACTCCCTTTTCCATAGAGAAAGTTATATAGGAGAGACTCCCTATCTATAAACATCTCAAATTTTTCTAGAAATTCAGTTTTTGCTAATATTCAACATGAACTCTTCATTACAAATTGAACTTTGCAAAATCAGAATCAACTTCTTCTTGCATTTATTAATTATTACGAACTAAATCTCCAATGCATGCTTAAAATAAAAGAAAGACGAATTAAAACGCAGAGTGAAAACAGTTTGCCACTGCAGATAAAATTGACAGTACTGCATGACCAAATAACTAAGCTTTTCTCTAGGCCTCGGCTAACTGAGCGAAGTTAATTGGGGATACATATTCTGGTCCTCCAAAGTAGAGGGTCACAGCTGCCAACTTCGAAGCCGCCTGTGATGGATGAAATAGATCCCAGAACAAGTATTGGTCACGGTTTGGACAAAGATTAGCATTTGGTGTGCAGTAGGATTCAGCATTGAGCTTCCCAGCTCCACAACATGCAGCTTCCACTTGTGTAAAATCTGAAAAACCGATA
The window above is part of the Fragaria vesca subsp. vesca linkage group LG2, FraVesHawaii_1.0, whole genome shotgun sequence genome. Proteins encoded here:
- the LOC101298770 gene encoding GDSL esterase/lipase At5g55050-like, which produces MANKWGFPLVLLSLVIAVLNLAEAAVPAIFILGDSTADVGTNNFLPGSMARADFPYNGIDFPNSTPTGRFSNGLNTADFLAKLFGFEKSPKPFLSLNSTSLLKWFGGFSFASGGSGLFDTTGQRMTKSCIPLAEQIQQFSSVRSNLTALMGPVATETYISKSLFFISIGSNDIFEYYGSNSSIPKEQFLSSLVVAYENHLKTLLNLGARKLGIISIAPIGCCPAQRLFNATGGCIEELNDHAKAFHSKLDVLMNKLSAEFQGLKYSLGNAFEMTINVIQNPLAFNFTQVEAACCGTGKLNAENFCKPDANLCSNRDQYLFWDQVHPTQAAYKLAAVTLYGGGPQFVTPINFAQLAKV